The Chaetodon auriga isolate fChaAug3 chromosome 2, fChaAug3.hap1, whole genome shotgun sequence genome segment ATGAGGAGCATTATGATGAGGCTGTGGACGTCTACGCCTTTGGGATGTGTATGCTGGAGATGGCCACCTCAGAATACCCCTACTCTGAGTGTCAAAATGCTGCTCAGATCTACCGCAAAGTCACCAGTGTGAGTTCACGGTTAAACTAAACAAAAGCTAGTACAACTATTTCATGTAATTTTTGAAGACCCAGCCACATTTCTTGTGACATTAATCatgtacattgtttttttttaaatgcaggcTTTATCGTTTTTAATACAGTAAATCAGTTACTCTTAGTGTGTGGGTCTGGGAGAGATGCACAGAGGTTGCAACTAATGAGGATTCTCACTATTAATTAATCATATATTTTTCTGATGAATCATGCAATATTTCAAATGGTAAAACTGAGGACAGCAGCCCAGTACATTTAGCCAAAGAAAAAGTAAGTTTTAAAATCTTGTATTTAGTCTGACCAGCAGCCAAAACACTACCTGCATATATTGTGATGATACTGACAACTTTAAATTAGACTGTGTAACTTTTGTTGGGCAGCAGCCACTGTGGCTACAAAGTGACAGTGATGGAGTAATGCTTAGTGCTAAACTACAGTTAAACTACTATTTAACATTTAGCTGAAGTAAAAAATGCGAAATGTGAAAGTGTCACAAGTGATGGGAAGAGTCATAAAGTCAGCGTGCTAACCCCAAAATGCACATTAGACAGCAATACTTATCTATGTACCTAAAGGAATTCACCTTTCATTTGTAAGAAGaatgtgttatttcttttttcagtggCTGCATAGTCTCGCTttaaccagcaaatgtttggtatttgtattttataaatGACTCCGACACTCATCATAATTTTAATCAGTTCTTTGTGGATTAACTAATCAGTCAACTAAGCGTTTCAGCCCTCTGAAAGTCCTCTTATACACGAGTAGTACTTCTTAATCCCCAGAGTTGAGAtgtctgggagaaaatgagttTTTGGAGTGTTTGTCATTAATGTTTTTTGACACTGCAGACAGTAGTTACTTCCTCTGTTACGCCCTATATACTGCTGTGttgagtgtgtctgttgctgagTTGAGACATGTTGATGCTGGTTTGTTTTGCAGGGGGTGAAACCTGCCAGCTACAGTAAAGTCAGTGACCCAGAAATTAAGGAAATAATCGGGGAATGTATCTGTCACAGATGGGAGGAAAGGTAAGTGGACCAGGACCTACGACAGCGTCTCGGGGCTTGTGACACATTTTGTATGTGGGTCGAGGTTATCCTTCccgtgttgttttgtttctgttccgACAGTGTGACGTTGACGCCAGTATTTGGCTCTggcacagtctgtgtgttgtttatgGTTAGGCTTACAGTGACCTTTACTGCAGGTCAGTAGCTGCTGCTTGTGTATTTCCTGCAGGTACTCCATCAAGGACCTCCTGAATCACGCATTCTTTGCAGAGGATACAGGCGTGAGGGTGGAGCtcaatgaggatgatgatgggaAGAAGTCATCCATTGCTCTGAAGCTGTGGGTTGAGGATCCTAAAAAGCTAAAGGGGAAGTACAAGGACACTGGTGCCATTGAGTTTACCTTTGACTTGGTGAGCGAGGTCCCAGAGGTTGTTGCCCAAGAAATGGTAAATATGAATAGTGTGACTTTTTCTTTATGCCATTATGTGTTTACTTGATTATATCTCGCTACGTGGGTAGCCCTTTTTATTAGACTCATTTGAATGTCTCTCTTTTGACCTTGGCTTTTGTGGGTACAGGCCAGAGAGCACATTGTGTTCCACAAGCTGCCTTCATTCGTCAACGCTGCCATAGCCTTGGAAAGCACTCATTTCTAACAATTCAAAAATAGGTCTAACTCAGTGCGTAAGGAATATTAAACTGCAGTTAACTGTAGCAACAATACTGCTTCTCCGTGCGACATCCACAGGCCAAAGCATGGGTTGAAGTGGCTACAGAcaaactttgaaaaaaatgGATGGTGATGTCAACACACTTTCTCATTTTCCCTGTGATAAGTGCCTGAGGTACAGGCACAATTACACACAATGATGCAGCAGAGGTAATGCAATGAGGTGCTTTTGATATATGACAGCTCATTGTGGATTATTACCTGTGCAGTATCATTCCATCACAGAGGTCCCTGTGTGTCGACGATGTGTCTTGTAATAACGCAGTTATATTTACTTTGGAGCACAACCTCGGGCCATTTTAATTAGATGTAAGGTAACTGGGAGTGGGTTAGTGGTCATGTCTGTAATGGTAGGCTTGAGGCATGTACTGTATTGTATTGATTGAAACAAGAGCAACTTATCAGTTGATCTTTGCTCTTCCGTGAAGAATGAGAATGCACGAGAGAAGGCAGTTCTTTGTGGTCCGGGGGAAAAGAGAATATAGATTTGTTGATTTATCGTAGAAGGTGTTGAATTACAACCATGACTTAGTTTGTTCTGAGCTGCAGCACGCATCTTACCTGCGTCCTGTAGGTGGAGTCGGGTTTTTTCCTGGACTGCGATGTGAAGATAGTCGGAAAGTCCATCCGGGACCGCGTGGCTCTCATCAAATGGAGGAGGGAGCGGACTGTTTCGTCAGGAAATGGCGAGGCAGTGGTGACAAAGACGCAGCAGAACCTGCTGCAGGTGCCCGGTCCCGGTGTGTCACAGGCAGCCACATTGGCTACGACAGATTATGAGGACCAAGAGGTGGAGCAGCACACTCTGATCTGCACCGTGCCAGCCACCACGTCTGCCACATGTGAGAACCTGCAATTACGCACACACgtgaatgtactgtacatcaTACAACCTCAGCCTCTGGTAATGAATCAAATCACTTTTTAAGCTCATTCAGCCATTAACAGGAAATTACACTGACCCTGACTAGAAATGGTTAAACTGACATCTGTGAATGTAAGAGACAAACCAAGAGAAGGCCACTGCAGCATATGAGTAACACCTATTAGTCATCAATGAGACATCATCACCCAGCTTTTGAATTTTAATGAGATGCTACTCCACTTCTCCCTCTGCCCTTCCTCAGTGTCTGTCCTTCCTGCGGGGCATCATGGTGAATTATAATGTTttattcactctgtttttacAGCTGACAGTGGAGTGGGCTCTACCATGCAATTAGAtgatctaaacaatcagcaaaATGGCCCCTACCAGTCACTTCCAGAGCCCATTTCCACAGCTCAGATGGTCTACAGTCCTCCTGCACAGGTTAACCCTCAACTGCACCAGGGGCCCTACCAGCAACCCACAGCACAGGCCTCACATGAAAACTACACACAAGCATCCACTCAATTACACCAGGGAGCCTACCAGCAAACCACAGGTCAGCTGCATCCTGGGGCCTATCAACAACCTGCGGCACAACCTCACCAGGGGCCTTATCAGTCTCAAACAGTGAGTGAAAGCATTTCTTATTTCTGTGGCAACTTCCTTAAAtccttcattttgttttttgagttgttttctgaaataacaacgtttttattttctttttttggaacGATACCTGATCAGCGTCACTACAGTGATCCCTTTGTATGCCACGACAGCCTGCTCATCACTGAGAGCACTGCGTGTTTTAGGCGTGGAAGCACCTCCCTGGTCGAGATGTTACGTTGTAGGACGCACTCTCTCACTAAGGCAATGAATGCAAGcccctgtctgtgtctgccacAGGATGTGGCTTCAACACATAGAACAGAAAACTCTGTGCATGCCACAGACTACCTATCCTCTGCTCAGAATCCTCCATTATTATCTCCTCCCTTGCCCCAAAATCAACACTTTCATCATGACTCAGCAAGTCGTTTCAATTCACCTCTGCTTCCCCTGAATTTACAACCTCCCTCAGAGCTCCGTCTGAGTGTCCCACGCAGCCCTCAGTCCCACCGACACTGCAAAGCTTGCATGTCTCTGTTCCTGAGCGATAGGACAAAGGGAGGCAGATCTctgggacacacacatatacgctCCTTCTCCACATCTGCCCAGTTTACTTCAGTCTCTAAGGCAGGCTCACCCACATCTCCTCATCTGGCAAGGTCTCCTCCAGTCACTCTACCTCCTCTTGTGGGCTCACCCTCTCCCCCACCAGCAAACAGTCAAACAACCCTTGTCTCTTCACCTTCACATCTTTGCCCACTCCCACGGAGTTTGTATGAAGGTGGAGATCTCACTCTTCTCAACCACTGTCTCCATCATATCGTCAGTCGCAGGACCAGTTCCCCCACACTCTCTGCTAATCATCCAATGCATTGCCACGGGGAGGTTGGGGGTAATGCCTGCTCAGTATTTGAGCACATAGACAAGAGGCAGAGCCTGGATGTCCCACTCTTCTCTTATCCAAATCTGGACAGGAATCTGATGTTGACACCGTATGACAGAGAAGGCAGACCAGATCCACTGGTAGGTTAGGGAAGGAGGTGTCGTGCAGGCTAAATCTTGCCATAGCAGCAGCCTGATGCCTCTTTCATGATTCTGCTAGCTGCTTCGCTCCTCTGGCCTTCCCATGATGGTAACAAAACCATCCCAATACCCAGTCTCTGCTCCTGCCTAATCCAAAATGAGGCTTTAAATTTATCTGTTTTAATAAGTTGGGTTGTAACATAGCAAAAGAGCGTGGTAGTGTACGAAATAATGTGCTAGCACAGTGTATGGCAGTATGGCTGATGAACGCTATAACTTCCCTCATCCATTTTAGCTTGCTTTATTGAGCCTTGCCAGCCTCTCTGCTTTCTTGCTCATGACTAAACCAGCTTTGACACACTGCACATTTTAACCTTGATCTTAATTTGTTGaagcaaacatacaaacatgatCATGTCATACCTGAACTCAGGGTCcaataaatgtgatttctctcaTGTGTTTCTGACAGACAGTTTCTGCTCCGGCTACGCCAGCCCCTATTGTGCACCAGAgtagacagacagcacagagctTCCCAGCTGCAGCCCCCACTCTACAGCTTACTGCCCAGCCCAGCCAGGAGCAGGTACTGCTTGCATTTAGCTGCGACAGGCCCTGGCATCAGCTGTAGTGAGACACAAAAAGCAGAATTTGGCATCACAAGTTTGAAAGTCACCCCTCGCAGCCCGCTCGGAGCTGCCTGACAAGGTCATGTTAATTTGAGTGTGTTTGGATTGCTGGTTGATCTAAACTCAACAGCAGATTTCTGTTTCCAATGACTTAGCATGTTTGGAATGTAGGCTAGCTAAAGGCTTGCAAGCTACACCATTAAGGCTGAACACCTGTCCAATTAGTAATGGTTCTTCAtgcttgtctgacatccagaaTTACTAATCCTATCATTCAGTGTCaaatgttaaagttaaaaatTAATGTGCAATTTAGTGGCTCCAGCCATCTGAAAACACACTATTTGTAGGGAGGGTGAGGTAAAAAGTGCATCTGATGTTCCCTTCTCAATGCATcatcatgtactgtatatctatatacatatgtgtgtatgtgaatgacTTTTCATGTGGTTTGTGCTGCCTTCCCATTTATCTTTCCTCCCTTTAGTGCCATCTCCAACCAGCTGCTGTCCTGCCCCAGGTAGAGCCATCATCTCTTATAATTTACAGTGGGCTACAGCACCATACACTGCAAAGCATACAGAAAAGCTGAATTGCATTAGGTCTACATGCCCTGCTTCTCCCCTTTTAGACCAGAATATCTTGTCAGTTTTATTCAGAGTAACCCGTACTCTCcagtaaaagtgaaaagtgaatgtttgattttcttCCTTAGCTGTTATCTGCTGACCAGCCTACATCTCACCTGAGTCCTCCTGACATATCTACCAGTTTTCCACAGTCAATCTCCAGTGCTCCTCCCCCACTCCTGCCTCTGCAGATCAGCACACAGGTGCGTTGTGGTACCATTAGAAACACCACCCAAGGTAGAGACAGAATTGGTATAAACATCATACAAAAGTTAATTTAGTATAGGTTACAGGGATGAGTCATATACAAAGGGCCTGTGTGAATGCTATTTCTATCGACTGGCtgtctttgttcattttatatcattttccctttttctctcccagTTTCCCTCACCATATCCTGTTGTTCAAACGGGGGGCATCAAGCCCCCTCCTGTCCCTCTAGGTCCTCTGCCATGTGCCTACAGCAGCAATGGCCCTCCTATGTGTAGCTCTCACTTTTCACCTTCACCCCACTacccctcccttcctctgaCCCCTCATGTTACCTTTCCCTCAATACCTACTCTCAGCACCCCTCAAACCCCTCTGCCGTCACCTCAGCACGTGCCCAATGTGGCGCTCCCTGTTCCACTTCTTGCCATGACCATGTCCCCTGCAGTGCCCCAGCAGCAGGGCGGCCCTTTCACATCTCAGACAAACTTTGCTAGCCTCCATACCACCCATTCCTTACCTCTCTCCCAGGTACAACCCACCCCATACCCCGCCCCCTACCCTGAGCAGGAACTGGCTGAGCAGCCTGTCCAGGTGAATATGTGACTCGGTTCTCACTGTAATGGTTGGGTCATGAGAAATCTGTAGTACTAAGGTGGCAATGTGTCTTAGTCGTTGGTGTAATGCATGCAGGGCATGCGTTTGGGGATTTAGAGATGAACAATATTTGTATTAACAAATGAATAATTTCCTAAATGTGCTATTTTTTCCAGGTACAGGCGGTTGCACCACAGGGGAACTTGGGAGATGCTCACCTTTTGGCTCCAGTCCACCCTGTCTTACCTGCTGTTCAGACTCATCTCTGGGGAAGTGGAGTAGATGCAGAAACAACTGCAGCTGGCCTAGACTTAACTGTAGCCCCTACAGTTCCAGCTCCAGTCCCAGCCTCATTTTCAGTCTCAGCTACAGCCCAAGTTGAATCTCAAGCGCCAACACAAACGCCAGCTCTGGTCCCAGCACAAAACCAACCACCAGTCCCAGTATCTGCTCAAGCTGCAACCGTGCCTCAAAGTCCAGCTTCTACCCTTGTTAAAGCCCCAACTTCAGTCCCAATACAAGTTCCAACAGCAGTGCCAGCTCTAGCCTCAGCCCCTGTTCAAGCACCAGTCTCTGCATCAGGTCCCACTTTTGAGCCACAAAATAGCTCATCGACAAGCTCAGAGAAATCTTCTGCAATTGGGAAACCCAAATCCTCAGTCGCAAGTTTAGCCTCGGCCCCCATCCCTGTCACGCTGCCAGCCTCGGCTCAGTCTGCAGCCCCTGCTCATGCTCCAGCTCCTGTCGCAGCTTCAGTCCCAGCTCCggctctgcagcctgctggcaTCCAGACAGCAGTCTCAGTGTCTGAGTGTGCCAGCCTGGCCACAACTCAGCAAAACCTCGAGTCAACATTTGCATCCAGCACCCTTCAACAAGAGCCCTGTGTAGAGGTAGGGATTGAGCCaaagtttgcatgttttcaagTGTCTATACGCATAATTATGCATTTTCTTAAAAATTTGCCCTGTGTCAGTGACATCTAATTGTGACTCTCAAAGCACGTTCAAACCACAGGCTGCTTTTCAAATTCCATTCACATCAGTTTTATACCTCTATCCCATCTTGAAAGCAGCCTCTCCACCTGAGACCAAAACAGCCCTTTAAGGTCAAACGCTAATAGCTCACATTAACATGAATATTAGTGCTCTGAAGTCTTGCAATGATCCAATCtgtataaaataaaactttcctAACTGTTTTACACCGGcccatttttctgtcttcaggatGTTCTTCCGGACAAACCAGTATCTTTGCCCAGTTACGCCTatgacaggtgtgtgtcaggtttTTCACTGACTCTCAGCCTTTTACAGATTCTCTTCATAACTTTATGTGTTTCCAACCTACATGATTAATTGTTTTAATCTTTTCCTTTGATAGTCTCAACTCTGATGTGGCATCTGGTAAGGAAACAAGTGACGGCTATGACAGCCTTGCTAGTGGAGGGAAGGGGGACGGAAAACCCAGGAAACACCACCGCAAGTCTGCCCGCACACGCTCCCGGCAAGAGAAGACCAGCAAGCCTAAACTGAGCATGCTCAATGTGAGTCGTTATGCAGTTTGTGACAGTTTAAGttgcatatttttaaaaagcGTAATGTGTTTGATTGTGAAAGTGTAACCTGTTCCCACAGGTTTGCAACACTGGCGATAAAATGGTTGAATGCCAGCTGGAGACTCACAACCACAAAATGGTGACATTTAAATTTGATCTGGATGGAGATGCTCCAGAGGAAATTGCAACTTACATGGTTTGTTCAACCTTTAAAAGTGTGCAGTTTGTTGGTTATATTTATGACACTGTTTTACATCTTCAAAACTGTATGCCTACAGGTAGAGAATGGCTTTATCCTGCTGTTAGAGAAGGAGATCTTCATTGACCAGCTAAAGGACATTGTGGATAAAGCTGAAGACATGCTGAATGAAGACACGGAGGGTGAAAGGGCCTCCACCCTGAGCTGCAGTCCTCAACAAGGACAAATCTGTGAAGTAGTGGGAGAGGTAAGATGGCGGTAGATATAGATATGAATAAAGTGTGTACAGATACATATGCTTATATATAGGTTTAGATGTTGACTGAGACATACTCATGGATATGGTGAAAGACAACTAAACACAGAGTGGCAAGCAGCCGATTGACTTAGCTGTCATCTGTCTCTCgctccacagagtccacagcCCGGAGCACCTCAGCCTGTCTATCAGCAGAACGGTAACATAATTATCTCATTCAGAAATGTAGCCATCTGCATGCCTCGTAAACCCTTTTTGCATATGTCACATACACTTAAACAAAGAGTGATAATTGTCTGATCTCTTGAATTGCAGTTCTTCATACAGGAAAGAGATGGTTCATAATCTGCCCTGTAGAGGAGACGCCCACATCCAGCCAGGAGACCCCATCTGATGGCACAGCTACGCAGTCTCCTGGGAGTTCAGCCACCACCCAGCCTGCTGACAGTGGCACTGCAAGGCCTTCTGCATCCAGAGGTGACTTTGTTTCTACAGAGCAATTTCAGCACAAAGcttcacagcttcacagagctacAGCACCTCCTTGTGGCAGCTGAATGAAAGGCAGCTGTTGTGTGCAGTTATGACTTTAGAAAAGGTTaaacataaaactgaattttctctcatcatcctgtttttcctcctgcagaagAGGGCTCATCCTCCACAATGTCAGGCGGAAGTGGAGGCTTCACCTATGATGTGTATGGATTCTGTAGCCCTCCGATAATGTCCAACACGGACCCTCTCCTCTTTGCCACTCTGTCTCCCCCTGTGTCTGCTCCCCCCACCCTTCAGTCAGTGTCCTCGGTGGAGCCTGCAGGCAGCTCGGTGCAGCCCAGTGTTCACCAGGCTCAGCCAGCCAGAGCTCAAACTTTGCCCCCATCATCCCCACATACGTCTTTCCCAGTTGAAGAGTCCCAGGGGTCCCCTTTGGGCTCCATCTCCCCGATCCATGCAGCTCAGCAGATGCCTGACATGACATGTCCCGTGTCTGTGGCTGATGAGGTGCCCTGCTGCCCTCTGGTCATGCCCCTGTCTCTGGATGTGAGCGGTTTACAGGGGGGGTCTCCTCTCACCCCTCTTCCACTCCAGGAGCCAGGTTCAGCCAAAGAGCCGCTATCTGTCTCTTACGCCTCTACAGCTCGGAGCGAGCGTCCACAGCAGCCTGTGGTGCTCCACCAGCCGTTTTCCAGCGTGGGAGGGGCCAAAGTGCCCTCACTACCCCAGAGCCCGGCGCCATCCCAGCACGGTGCAGGTCCCAGTGAGTCAGATGGCGAAGGACGGCTGGGCCGTGGGGGCTTTGTGGACAGCACCATAAAAACACTGGATGAGAAACTAAGGAACTTGCTCTACCAGGAATATGCTCCCATGTATCCATCAGGCAGCGCTGCAGAGACACCAGGCTCCGGCACCGAGTACATCCAGTCTCCTCCGGGTCCAGACAGCGCCACAGGAGGGTCAGGGAACAGCACGCCAGGGCCGATGGGGGAGGGACGCTACAGGACAGGAGAACAGCTGGTTAGTTCAATAAAGAGTAACTTTTTAAACGACGTAAATGTTTTATATAAATTACAGCTGCAGTTTATTGTAGTATATTTAGTTGAAAATTAAAGTTTCGactttggaaacagcagctgacaaaacaatctcagcACATGGTCCATTAGTCGCTGTTTCAAATCGTACCACTTTGTCTCCCTCAGCAGGTGGTTTTTGCCCAGCTGACGTTGAATTGTAGATgttcaaataatttttttttccaagcagtTGAAAGACTGAGAGTTGAGACTGAAATTTCACTCTTGACCACtgaaacagcagttgacaaaaTTGTTTCACCACAAGGTGCATTAAGTATTTAGGATCAATCTGCTGGGGTAGACTGTGTGATATGATTGAGAGCGTGAGAACAGCAACTAAAGCGAGCTTGTGGTCAGAttgttttgtgtgcatttgtatattaagacttttttttaaattatgtgtATTTCAGATTGTTTTATAGAAAAAAATCGGCATGCTTTTCAGATTCAGTTGTTGTCTAATGTCAGTCTCTGCATTTAAAGACCAGTCAATCAATTTGTGAGTGATAGAGGGGTAAACATATTTTGACATACATCAAAAATTATGCTTATACTTTACAATGAACTATTTGCACACAGGGAGATTCTAGGTTTAACAAAGTCGTGCGAATAATATTTTTCACAGGTTTGTACTTCTATTCATGTTTCTAAATATGTCGAATACAAGGAAAATATGGCAATACTATTTGTAGTACATCAGgtttaaaacattttacttttactgaatGCCATTTGGATACATGGACATACATTTTTGTTGCATACAGAATTTGAAGAAAAACTGTACTGCTTTCGCAAGAGCCACAGTAAGATCTCATGAGAAATATTTAGTAAGACATCACTCTTTCGGGCAATAGTAGCAGTTACATAACAGGACAATGATAAATGGTTTGTGTTGCAGTTTTCCCATGactgtgttttgttcatgtCTCATCCTGTCACCTCTATTAGCCTCAAATTCCAGAGAGAATGGATAGTTTGAGCACACTGAGTGACTCAGCCGTGTGTGGTATGTACAGCAGACACTCATCAATCTAACAAGGCTGGCATCATTAACTTCTAACTAAACTTTCACTGTTAGTTGATCACTGCAGTGCCACAGTGTTCACTGTTGTGGAAATCTTTGCAGCTTCCTTGTCAAGAAGGCACGTTCCTCACTCAGCTTCCTGCTCTGGAACAAGAGGAAGATTTAAGGTACAAAAGGGAGACTTTTCTCACCTTTGAGGGGGAATTAGAATTGTCTTTCAGATTACCTCAAGCACATTTGCTATTACAGAAGCATTACCTGCTGCACTGTGTAGATCCGGTTTGTTCTTTGCTTTTTGGCAGATAATCTCTGTTCCTCCTGAAGTGGCCAACAGACGAGATGTGAAGCAAAGGAGCTGGAGCAGCGCGGCCTCACCGGCGCACCCTGGAGGATTCAGTACGGAACACGCTCAGGGTGAGGTCATGGCTGCCTCCACCACTATAGGCCGTTTCTCTGTGGTGAGCACTGAAGATGACATTACACAGAGGACACGCTGCAGCCGCTACTCTGCCCCGCCTGATTTCTACCTGGACACACCTCCTTCCATGGCCAAGCGGGGCTCCCTGCCTCGCACCCTGACCTCACCCTCTGTCCCTGTGGATGTCACGGTCCATGCTCGTTTCCTCTCCTCAGACTCAGGGGCAGAGAGCAGCCCTGCAAAGCTGGCTCCCGCCACCCCATCTCAACACACTCGCTCCGAGCGCAGGGGAAGTGACCTCATGAAGAGGGCAGTGGCCTTCCTCCGTCGCTCAGGGCgcagcagcagtgtgcagaGCTCAGACTCACCGAGTAGGCATGGAGGCGTGCACGGCTCGGCCTATGCCAGCAGTGATAATGACTCAGAGATGGAGGACTCTGACATGAAGAGGGAACTGCAGAGACTCAGGGAGAAGTAAGTACAGCAAGGGGTTTACTTTTTGCCTCATTTATTGTCTTTAAATGagaatattttgtcatttagctTGTACATGAGCAGTATATTCCTGCTTCCATCCCTTCAGGCATCTGAGGGAGATCTCTGAGCTGCAGGCCAATCAGCGAGGGGAAGTGGAGCTGCTCTATCGACGGCTCGGCAAAGCCCCTCCTCCTGGCCTGGGTCTCTCCCACATTGCACCACACGCCGGCCGGAGAAAGAGGTCCAGCAAGCACAGACTGAAGCCTGGCAAACTTCTCAGCCCTTTGGTCCAACAGTTTAGAAATGTCACAACCAAGAGTAGTGACTCCAGCAGATCCAGTGAGTCCTCTTTCAGAATTTCCATTATTATAGGTTGAATATTTACAGCAAGAGCAAGCAGTGTACCTCTctgatgcttgtgtgtgtgtgtgtgtgtgtgtgtgtgtccaggtgctGCTACAGGTACAGGTGAGCCCACAGTGAGTCTGAATGGCTCTCCAGCCAAACGGTCTTTCCCTACTCATGGCAGGGCACGATCATGCACCAGCCACCTCCCTAGCTCGACCTCAGAGCCCGTGCAGACTCAGCAGCCCTGTTCCCTCAAGGGCTCTTTGTCTTCTGATAACATTTACGCTGGACTACATGGAGATGGCTCCGGCACACATGCTCCACCTGGACAAGGTGATCACCAGCGACACACAACAGAAGATATAAGCTGAGCAGTCCCTAATTCTAGACTGTAAACACCAGAGCATCAATAACAAACACTTGTTTGTGGTGGATATTTCAATGTGTGCTCTTCTTACCCCGGTGTCTTCTTCCCACTTccctctaaccctaaccctcctCTACAGGCTGGTCTAATTACCCTCAAACATCTGAGAGAGTGACCTATAAATCGAGTAGCAAGCCACGAGCTAGATTTCTCAGTGGGCCTGTGTCTTTGTCTATCTGTTTGTATCTCCTCTCTTCCAGCATAGcttcacttttttgttttccatattttcaatttttctACTTTTTGCTCACTggtgtcttttttctgtctacAACACTACAACACTGCCGGTTTTCTTTTGCTTCGTCCTTTATTACTTGAATTTATCTTGTATTTTTGCTTGCACAGAAATATATTGCTTATTCAAACCCCTGAAGAATAAAAATTTGAAATGTAAAGATTTTGATTGattcaatgttttgtttttattttaaacacaataTTCTGCAAAAAAGAAAGCGCAAGAATTTGGCCCATTACGACAGTGAATAATTTTTACTGATCATTCCTGTTTATTGGACCAG includes the following:
- the wnk2 gene encoding serine/threonine-protein kinase WNK2 isoform X4, which codes for MDSADDSRKDPPLGSTFSSAPNLDSDINANARRPVYENGTDHNVNIQNAALRGASDPSAYPSTDYQGLIRQRFVRRNLWVSDAEEQPVDSPECVNSSPMLTIDLRTIVDRSRTRVLHGARLGLGETSSTESQVGLKDSATESLSADEEKGDRTETEPKAEVAPADVTGKSGSDENEEEPGMKAVSTSPGGRFLKFDIELGRGSFKTVYKGLDTDTWVEVAWCELQERKLSKVERQRFKEEAEMLKALQHPNIVRFYDFWESPVKGKKCIVLVTELMTSGTLKTYLKRFKVMKPKVLRSWCRQILKGLHFLHTRTPPIIHRDLKCDNIFITGPTGSVKIGDLGLATLKRASFAKSVIGTPEFMAPEMYEEHYDEAVDVYAFGMCMLEMATSEYPYSECQNAAQIYRKVTSGVKPASYSKVSDPEIKEIIGECICHRWEERYSIKDLLNHAFFAEDTGVRVELNEDDDGKKSSIALKLWVEDPKKLKGKYKDTGAIEFTFDLVSEVPEVVAQEMVESGFFLDCDVKIVGKSIRDRVALIKWRRERTVSSGNGEAVVTKTQQNLLQVPGPGVSQAATLATTDYEDQEVEQHTLICTVPATTSATSDSGVGSTMQLDDLNNQQNGPYQSLPEPISTAQMVYSPPAQVNPQLHQGPYQQPTAQASHENYTQASTQLHQGAYQQTTGQLHPGAYQQPAAQPHQGPYQSQTRHYSDPFVCHDSLLITESTACFRRGSTSLVEMLRCRTHSLTKAMNASPCLCLPQDVASTHRTENSVHATDYLSSAQNPPLLSPPLPQNQHFHHDSASRFNSPLLPLNLQPPSELRLSVPRSPQSHRHCKACMSLFLSDRTKGGRSLGHTHIRSFSTSAQFTSVSKAGSPTSPHLARSPPVTLPPLVGSPSPPPANSQTTLVSSPSHLCPLPRSLYEGGDLTLLNHCLHHIVSRRTSSPTLSANHPMHCHGEVGGNACSVFEHIDKRQSLDVPLFSYPNLDRNLMLTPYDREGRPDPLTVSAPATPAPIVHQSRQTAQSFPAAAPTLQLTAQPSQEQCHLQPAAVLPQLLSADQPTSHLSPPDISTSFPQSISSAPPPLLPLQISTQVQAVAPQGNLGDAHLLAPVHPVLPAVQTHLWGSGVDAETTAAGLDLTVAPTVPAPVPASFSVSATAQVESQAPTQTPALVPAQNQPPVPVSAQAATVPQSPASTLVKAPTSVPIQVPTAVPALASAPVQAPVSASGPTFEPQNSSSTSSEKSSAIGKPKSSVASLASAPIPVTLPASAQSAAPAHAPAPVAASVPAPALQPAGIQTAVSVSECASLATTQQNLESTFASSTLQQEPCVEDVLPDKPVSLPSYAYDSLNSDVASGKETSDGYDSLASGGKGDGKPRKHHRKSARTRSRQEKTSKPKLSMLNVCNTGDKMVECQLETHNHKMVTFKFDLDGDAPEEIATYMVENGFILLLEKEIFIDQLKDIVDKAEDMLNEDTEGERASTLSCSPQQGQICEVVGESPQPGAPQPVYQQNVLHTGKRWFIICPVEETPTSSQETPSDGTATQSPGSSATTQPADSGTARPSASREEGSSSTMSGGSGGFTYDVYGFCSPPIMSNTDPLLFATLSPPVSAPPTLQSVSSVEPAGSSVQPSVHQAQPARAQTLPPSSPHTSFPVEESQGSPLGSISPIHAAQQMPDMTCPVSVADEVPCCPLVMPLSLDVSGLQGGSPLTPLPLQEPGSAKEPLSVSYASTARSERPQQPVVLHQPFSSVGGAKVPSLPQSPAPSQHGAGPSESDGEGRLGRGGFVDSTIKTLDEKLRNLLYQEYAPMYPSGSAAETPGSGTEYIQSPPGPDSATGGSGNSTPGPMGEGRYRTGEQLPQIPERMDSLSTLSDSAVCASLSRRHVPHSASCSGTRGRFKIISVPPEVANRRDVKQRSWSSAASPAHPGGFSTEHAQGEVMAASTTIGRFSVVSTEDDITQRTRCSRYSAPPDFYLDTPPSMAKRGSLPRTLTSPSVPVDVTVHARFLSSDSGAESSPAKLAPATPSQHTRSERRGSDLMKRAVAFLRRSGRSSSVQSSDSPSRHGGVHGSAYASSDNDSEMEDSDMKRELQRLREKHLREISELQANQRGEVELLYRRLGKAPPPGLGLSHIAPHAGRRKRSSKHRLKPGKLLSPLVQQFRNVTTKSSDSSRSSAATGTGEPTVSLNGSPAKRSFPTHGRARSCTSHLPSSTSEPVQTQQPCSLKGSLSSDNIYAGLHGDGSGTHAPPGQGWSNYPQTSERVTYKSSSKPRARFLSGPVSLSIWSTLKRLCLGKERGSRSGAGPGAFNQSQQAPAGATPPSHQPVMGLAQAQANNSNNKTATYTGASVSVNENNLPEDLQRLMDDWAQEVLIVTRRPRTNSLSISGQQLWDQFVPRTCGQLTSASDVSSWTAPDPETCSPPLSWPDSPGSTMMTTSSTAPHPSNQLHSPAPFRALSSPLSVSHWPGFLFPLPAGVFAFPAISSAQDDPSPTPAPSYQPPDPKARTL